A genomic region of Runella rosea contains the following coding sequences:
- a CDS encoding dihydrodipicolinate synthase family protein: MSELTNELFGVVPIIPTPFTENEEIDEDALRNLIDFAIAGGIKAVCLPAYASEFYKLTDDEKLQVVRVAVEHAAGRLKIVAQSNHPSLKVAIKLAQANVKAGADVVSLAVPRIFSLPESSLKQYLSEFLQSIPNTPVLIQDFNPGGSSISVEFIKELMDENPNFKYLKLEEPLCAPKFESIINATKGKVGLFEGWGGLYMLELIPIGIRGVMPGLAVSDILQRVFDLRRSGEDGKAFDLFEKVMPQIFFSLQNMELFHYAEKELLIARGVLSNSIARKAAYIPDASSISYIRELNQRVLDVLNDETYAIRPAVAAVV, from the coding sequence ATGTCAGAGCTAACAAACGAACTTTTCGGCGTTGTTCCGATTATTCCCACTCCATTTACCGAAAACGAGGAAATCGACGAAGATGCCCTCCGCAATTTGATTGATTTCGCCATCGCGGGCGGTATCAAAGCCGTTTGCCTTCCCGCTTACGCAAGCGAGTTTTACAAATTGACCGACGACGAAAAACTGCAAGTCGTACGTGTAGCAGTCGAGCATGCCGCGGGGAGGCTTAAAATTGTGGCGCAGTCAAATCATCCTTCTTTGAAAGTGGCCATAAAACTGGCGCAGGCCAACGTGAAAGCAGGAGCCGATGTGGTGTCGTTGGCGGTGCCGCGTATTTTCAGCCTACCCGAAAGTTCGTTGAAACAATACCTATCGGAATTCCTGCAATCCATTCCCAATACTCCTGTTTTGATTCAGGATTTTAACCCCGGTGGGTCATCCATCAGCGTGGAGTTTATCAAAGAATTGATGGATGAAAATCCTAATTTCAAATACCTGAAACTCGAAGAGCCGCTTTGCGCGCCCAAATTTGAAAGCATCATTAACGCTACCAAAGGCAAAGTCGGCCTGTTTGAAGGTTGGGGTGGTTTGTACATGCTGGAACTGATTCCTATTGGTATCAGAGGGGTTATGCCAGGGCTGGCGGTTTCTGATATTCTGCAACGCGTGTTTGATTTGCGTCGCAGCGGCGAAGATGGCAAGGCGTTTGATTTGTTTGAGAAAGTAATGCCACAAATTTTCTTTTCGTTGCAAAATATGGAACTTTTCCATTATGCCGAAAAAGAATTGCTCATCGCTCGCGGCGTATTGAGCAACAGCATTGCCCGCAAGGCAGCCTATATTCCCGACGCGTCGAGCATCAGTTACATTCGTGAATTAAATCAACGCGTTCTTGACGTACTAAATGACGAAACGTATGCAATTCGTCCTGCGGTGGCAGCGGTAGTATAA
- a CDS encoding SDR family NAD(P)-dependent oxidoreductase, protein MNEFSGQVALVTGAASGIGLVVAHKLLDEGAQVALLDFNEKGLQQEFESYGDRALLIGIDITDEARVQEVIQQALAHFGKVDILVNCVGITGVTNLKSHEVSSENLHKVFEVNFMSCFYTSKAVLPSMMAQKYGRILHIASIAGKEGNAGMLAYSASKAAVIGLTKVQGKEYAEYGITVNALAPAVIQTPLVDAMPEVQVKYMTDKIPMKRCGTLDEAANLVAYIVSSKNSFTTGFTFDLSGGRATY, encoded by the coding sequence ATGAATGAATTTAGCGGACAGGTAGCATTGGTGACGGGGGCAGCCTCGGGCATCGGATTGGTGGTTGCCCATAAACTTCTTGACGAAGGTGCCCAAGTGGCCTTACTTGATTTTAACGAAAAAGGATTACAACAGGAGTTTGAAAGCTACGGCGACCGAGCATTACTCATCGGCATTGACATCACCGACGAAGCGCGGGTACAGGAAGTGATTCAACAGGCGTTGGCGCATTTTGGCAAAGTGGATATTCTCGTCAACTGCGTGGGAATCACGGGCGTAACCAACCTCAAAAGTCACGAAGTAAGCAGTGAGAATTTACATAAAGTGTTTGAAGTCAACTTTATGAGTTGCTTTTATACCTCAAAAGCCGTTTTACCTTCCATGATGGCGCAGAAATACGGACGTATCCTGCACATTGCGTCAATTGCAGGCAAGGAAGGAAATGCGGGCATGTTGGCGTATTCGGCTTCCAAAGCGGCGGTCATTGGGCTGACGAAAGTACAGGGCAAAGAATACGCAGAGTACGGCATCACGGTCAACGCCTTGGCCCCGGCCGTGATTCAAACGCCGTTGGTGGATGCCATGCCTGAAGTACAGGTAAAATACATGACCGACAAAATTCCGATGAAACGCTGCGGCACGCTTGACGAAGCCGCCAATTTGGTGGCCTATATCGTATCGTCCAAAAACAGCTTTACCACTGGCTTTACCTTTGACTTGTCGGGAGGAAGAGCTACGTATTAA
- a CDS encoding Gfo/Idh/MocA family protein, with the protein MENNRRNFLKTASATGLGLFASNPFAAYATTPDEWAEVHEQANRPRVQKFNMSGYAAPKLDKVRIGFIGLGNRGMGAVERMNKIEGVEIKALCDLRTEKVNAAKKLVEASGHRPETYVGSPEIWKKLAERTDLDLIYILTPWAFHTPMAVFSMENGKHVCVEVPAAKTVEEAWQLVETSERTKKHCMMVENCCYDFSELLTLNLARNGFFGEIVHGEAAYIHNLQEYVFSKTHFYQLWELHEMYQRKGNLYPTHGLGPICQVMNINRGDKMEYLTSMSSNDFVLGNLAKELAAKDDFYKPYVDKQFNGNMSTTTIKTHKGKTIMVQYDVSSPRPYSRIQLVSGTKAVGLKYPEPARYSTGHEWMSAEEYKTLEQKYLPPIVKKMGEVAKKVGGHGGMDFLMDWRTIDCLRNGLPLDQDVYDAALWSCIAPLSGWSVAHRSNSIEVPDFTGGSWKTNAPVDISMTKGGTTKAKV; encoded by the coding sequence ATGGAAAACAACCGCAGAAATTTCTTGAAAACGGCAAGCGCAACAGGTTTAGGGCTTTTTGCTTCCAATCCCTTTGCGGCATACGCCACTACGCCCGACGAATGGGCAGAAGTGCATGAACAGGCCAACCGCCCCCGCGTCCAAAAATTCAACATGAGTGGCTACGCCGCTCCCAAACTCGACAAAGTACGCATCGGATTCATCGGGTTGGGCAATCGTGGTATGGGAGCCGTAGAGCGCATGAACAAAATCGAAGGTGTAGAAATCAAAGCCCTGTGCGACCTTCGGACGGAGAAAGTAAATGCCGCTAAAAAGTTGGTGGAAGCCTCAGGTCACCGTCCCGAAACCTATGTTGGCAGTCCCGAAATCTGGAAAAAACTGGCCGAACGCACCGATTTGGATTTAATTTATATCCTCACGCCTTGGGCTTTTCACACGCCGATGGCCGTATTTTCGATGGAAAACGGCAAGCACGTATGCGTGGAAGTGCCCGCCGCCAAAACCGTTGAAGAAGCTTGGCAATTGGTCGAAACCTCAGAGCGGACCAAAAAGCATTGCATGATGGTCGAAAACTGCTGCTATGATTTTTCGGAATTGCTCACGCTCAATTTGGCCCGCAACGGTTTCTTTGGGGAGATTGTCCACGGCGAGGCGGCTTATATCCATAATTTGCAGGAATACGTGTTCTCAAAAACACACTTCTATCAATTGTGGGAACTTCACGAAATGTATCAGCGCAAAGGGAATCTGTACCCAACGCACGGACTCGGACCTATTTGTCAGGTGATGAACATCAATCGCGGCGATAAAATGGAATACCTCACGTCCATGTCGAGCAACGATTTTGTGTTGGGGAATTTAGCCAAAGAACTCGCTGCCAAAGATGATTTTTACAAACCTTACGTGGACAAGCAGTTCAATGGCAATATGAGCACGACGACCATCAAGACCCATAAAGGCAAAACCATTATGGTTCAGTACGATGTCTCGTCGCCGCGACCTTATTCGCGAATTCAATTGGTAAGCGGCACCAAAGCCGTAGGTTTGAAATACCCCGAACCGGCGCGGTATTCCACGGGGCATGAATGGATGAGTGCCGAAGAGTACAAAACCTTGGAGCAAAAATACCTGCCACCCATCGTGAAAAAGATGGGCGAAGTCGCCAAGAAAGTCGGCGGGCACGGTGGCATGGATTTTCTGATGGACTGGCGCACGATTGACTGCCTTCGCAATGGCCTACCACTCGACCAAGATGTGTACGATGCCGCGCTGTGGAGTTGTATTGCACCGCTGAGTGGCTGGTCGGTAGCCCATCGTTCCAATTCTATTGAAGTACCCGATTTTACAGGAGGCTCGTGGAAAACCAACGCGCCCGTTGATATTTCGATGACCAAAGGTGGTACCACAAAAGCGAAAGTTTGA
- a CDS encoding beta-N-acetylhexosaminidase — MKSLLIVFGTCFWAFTGIFAQNRPVLYPEPTSIRYEQGELLLQNLSLYVAPTASKDFVFALNELKQTIRERSGKTLKMANTANTANIRFTVKTPGRELPETNEAQTGSMREHYSLSINAKGVEIIAQTSTGLYYAVQTIRQLIQGSGAKAALPFVTIQDQPQLAFRGVMMDFAHGGLLTVDEIKKQIDFLARWKTNQYYFYNEVSIELAGYSTLNYKASYTQDQIKSIIAYARERHIDVIPFVNFYGHLHELIRNEKYASLAIGRYGHELDPRNAGVQTLLKNWIKQYTALFKSPFIHVGFDETWETKRLNSTGEMSLNPEALFIQQLTFVSDELKQYGKTLMAWTDMNSFYPDIMKKFPAEVIPVIWQYSPDSAATYQYLNPVLKEKKPFFIQPAVSGWGHIYPEADYTYDNIDLCLRAGLRHKTLGFITSVWTDSVEPFVRSSWMFMAYGCISAWQGKSPDKQAFARNYASVMYPNAGKEMGDAFDNIATSVEYLKKCLGKNTQSMPRGTLVEAWSNPFSAYYLANTEAHAAEFREVRKYSEEAQANLIAALQKASKADSAFISSLLVSARLINYSATRFIWAKAIVDRWNYAMLVKKKEDYVIYDLTYPCHSLLVDAMDETGELKQIYAQTWLSEYMPYRLNSILGRFDVEYSLWRKLHLKVVDFQIQRKKEEPVQSFEAMFKPDF; from the coding sequence ATGAAATCCCTTTTGATTGTTTTTGGCACCTGTTTTTGGGCGTTTACAGGGATTTTTGCCCAAAATCGCCCCGTTTTATACCCCGAACCGACTTCCATTCGATACGAACAAGGCGAACTGTTGCTGCAAAATCTCTCACTTTATGTAGCGCCGACGGCTTCTAAAGACTTTGTTTTTGCCCTGAACGAACTCAAACAAACGATTCGGGAGCGGAGTGGGAAAACGCTTAAAATGGCCAATACCGCCAATACAGCAAACATTCGGTTTACAGTCAAAACACCGGGACGGGAATTGCCCGAAACCAACGAAGCGCAGACTGGAAGCATGCGGGAACATTACTCGCTTTCCATCAATGCCAAAGGAGTTGAAATCATCGCCCAAACCTCAACGGGCCTGTATTATGCCGTTCAGACGATTCGACAATTGATTCAGGGTTCGGGAGCAAAAGCAGCGTTGCCTTTTGTGACGATTCAGGACCAACCTCAGTTGGCTTTTCGGGGTGTGATGATGGATTTTGCGCACGGGGGATTGTTAACCGTGGACGAAATCAAAAAACAGATCGACTTTTTGGCGCGTTGGAAAACCAACCAATATTATTTTTACAACGAAGTCAGTATTGAACTTGCCGGCTATTCCACCCTCAATTACAAGGCAAGCTACACCCAAGATCAAATCAAAAGCATCATTGCCTATGCCCGTGAGCGGCACATCGACGTGATTCCGTTTGTGAATTTTTACGGGCATTTGCACGAACTGATTCGAAACGAAAAATACGCTTCTCTGGCCATTGGGCGCTACGGACACGAGCTTGACCCGCGTAACGCTGGCGTACAGACTTTGCTCAAAAATTGGATAAAACAATATACCGCGTTGTTCAAAAGCCCATTTATTCACGTGGGTTTTGATGAAACTTGGGAAACCAAACGCTTAAACAGCACTGGCGAAATGTCTTTGAATCCCGAAGCGCTGTTTATTCAGCAACTGACGTTTGTAAGCGACGAACTCAAGCAATACGGTAAAACGCTCATGGCGTGGACGGATATGAATTCGTTTTATCCCGACATCATGAAGAAATTTCCTGCCGAGGTCATTCCGGTCATTTGGCAATACTCTCCCGATTCTGCGGCTACGTACCAGTATTTGAATCCCGTTTTGAAAGAGAAAAAGCCCTTTTTTATTCAACCGGCCGTTTCGGGTTGGGGACATATTTATCCCGAAGCCGATTATACTTACGACAACATTGATTTGTGTTTGCGAGCAGGTTTGCGTCATAAAACACTAGGTTTTATCACCTCCGTTTGGACAGATTCGGTAGAGCCGTTTGTGCGCTCATCGTGGATGTTTATGGCCTACGGCTGTATTTCCGCGTGGCAGGGCAAATCCCCTGATAAACAGGCATTCGCCCGAAACTACGCGTCGGTGATGTATCCCAATGCTGGCAAAGAAATGGGTGATGCTTTCGACAATATTGCCACCTCAGTCGAATATTTGAAGAAATGCCTAGGCAAAAACACCCAAAGTATGCCGCGTGGCACGTTGGTAGAAGCGTGGTCAAATCCTTTTTCAGCCTATTATCTGGCCAATACCGAAGCACACGCGGCGGAATTCAGAGAAGTTCGGAAATACAGCGAAGAGGCTCAGGCTAATTTGATTGCTGCTCTGCAAAAAGCATCTAAAGCCGACAGTGCTTTTATCAGTTCATTGCTGGTGTCGGCGCGGCTCATTAATTATTCGGCCACGCGATTTATTTGGGCCAAGGCCATCGTAGACCGTTGGAATTATGCCATGCTCGTCAAAAAGAAAGAAGATTACGTGATTTATGATTTGACGTATCCCTGCCACAGTTTATTGGTGGATGCGATGGACGAAACGGGCGAACTGAAACAAATTTATGCTCAAACGTGGCTCTCGGAATACATGCCCTATCGGCTGAACTCTATCTTGGGGCGATTTGATGTGGAATATAGCCTTTGGCGAAAACTGCACCTGAAAGTCGTTGATTTTCAAATTCAGCGTAAAAAAGAAGAACCTGTGCAGTCATTTGAAGCAATGTTTAAACCCGATTTTTAG